Proteins from a genomic interval of Hornefia porci:
- a CDS encoding NUDIX hydrolase, which translates to MKGLTTLCYIEKDGQYLMLHRTKKEHDINKDKWIGIGGHFEVDESPDECLRREVFEETGCTLGSCTLRGIVTFVSDGRTPGAGVTEYMFLYTAEDLQGEPADCDEGELIWVDKEECPRLNVWEGDKIFFRLLNTHPEFFSLKLVYNGGDRLMYAALDGRPLEL; encoded by the coding sequence ATGAAGGGTCTGACAACATTATGTTATATCGAGAAGGACGGGCAGTATCTGATGCTCCACCGCACGAAAAAAGAGCACGACATCAATAAGGATAAATGGATCGGCATCGGCGGTCATTTCGAGGTTGACGAGAGCCCTGACGAATGTCTGCGGCGGGAAGTATTCGAGGAAACGGGATGCACTCTGGGCAGCTGTACGCTCCGGGGAATCGTCACCTTTGTTTCCGACGGACGGACACCGGGCGCGGGCGTAACAGAATACATGTTTCTCTATACCGCAGAGGACCTGCAGGGAGAGCCGGCTGACTGCGACGAGGGCGAGCTTATATGGGTGGACAAAGAAGAGTGCCCCCGCCTGAATGTCTGGGAGGGTGACAAAATCTTCTTCCGTCTGCTGAATACACATCCGGAATTTTTCTCTTTGAAGCTGGTCTACAACGGCGGCGACCGGCTGATGTATGCAGCGCTGGACGGACGTCCGCTGGAGCTGTAG
- a CDS encoding aquaporin, protein MRKYIAEFIGTFVLTAFGCGTAVAANSIFLSMNAAIPVAFTTLLIAFAFGLSVVAMAYSIGNISGCHINPAVSVGMLAAGRMSVKDCVGYVVAQCIGALAAALFLWRIFGARDSLGQNGYGEASTLGLGAGSILILEIVMTFVFVLVVLAVTSRKEFASAAGLVIGLTLTLIHIFGIPFDGTSVNPARSFGPAIVVGGDALAQLPVFIIAPLIGGVLAALVYRLLFTEAGNPAEEPDTDAEEVREDAGEAEPDEADAAEEEEADGEER, encoded by the coding sequence ATGAGAAAGTATATTGCGGAGTTTATCGGAACGTTTGTGCTGACGGCGTTCGGGTGTGGAACCGCGGTGGCGGCGAATTCTATTTTTCTCAGTATGAACGCGGCGATTCCGGTCGCGTTTACCACACTGCTGATCGCATTTGCGTTCGGGCTGTCCGTGGTGGCGATGGCGTACTCGATCGGGAATATCTCCGGATGCCATATCAATCCGGCGGTTTCGGTCGGTATGCTGGCGGCGGGCCGGATGAGCGTAAAGGACTGTGTGGGTTATGTGGTCGCGCAGTGCATCGGAGCTCTGGCTGCGGCGCTGTTCCTGTGGAGAATTTTCGGCGCCAGAGATTCGCTCGGGCAGAACGGCTATGGCGAGGCCAGCACGCTGGGTCTGGGTGCCGGAAGCATTCTGATTCTGGAAATCGTTATGACCTTCGTCTTTGTGCTGGTGGTTCTTGCAGTTACCAGTCGGAAGGAGTTCGCCTCCGCGGCGGGACTGGTCATCGGACTGACGCTGACGCTGATTCATATTTTCGGAATTCCGTTCGACGGGACATCTGTCAATCCGGCCAGAAGCTTCGGACCGGCAATCGTCGTCGGAGGAGATGCGCTGGCGCAGCTCCCGGTGTTTATCATCGCGCCGCTGATCGGCGGAGTGCTGGCGGCGCTGGTGTACCGGCTTTTGTTCACGGAGGCCGGGAACCCTGCGGAGGAGCCTGATACGGACGCAGAGGAAGTACGGGAGGACGCCGGAGAGGCTGAACCCGATGAGGCTGATGCTGCGGAAGAGGAAGAAGCAGACGGGGAGGAACGCTGA
- a CDS encoding nitroreductase family protein — METKDCILTRRSVRRFTDRPVPHEIVRQMVSLAAYAPSWKNTQVTRYYAVEDQAVKEELAENCVLGFESNAKIIRRCPVLMVITCKHGISGYEKSGEPTTGKDDRWEVFDAGIATQTFCLAAHDLGLGTVIMGIFDDDKVAEAVGVSDGEIVAALVALGYPDGDPKAPPRKDADALLNFR; from the coding sequence ATGGAAACAAAAGACTGTATTTTAACGAGAAGAAGTGTCCGCAGGTTTACAGACCGGCCGGTGCCGCATGAGATCGTTCGTCAGATGGTGTCGCTGGCGGCATATGCGCCTTCCTGGAAAAATACGCAGGTGACGCGCTACTATGCGGTAGAAGATCAGGCGGTGAAGGAAGAGCTTGCGGAGAATTGTGTTCTCGGTTTCGAGAGCAACGCCAAAATCATCCGGCGTTGTCCGGTTCTGATGGTGATTACCTGTAAGCATGGAATATCGGGCTATGAAAAGTCCGGCGAGCCGACCACAGGCAAGGATGACCGCTGGGAGGTGTTCGACGCGGGAATCGCGACGCAGACATTCTGTCTTGCTGCGCACGATCTGGGCCTGGGCACGGTGATTATGGGAATTTTCGACGATGATAAGGTTGCGGAGGCGGTTGGCGTTTCCGACGGGGAAATTGTCGCGGCGCTGGTCGCGCTGGGCTATCCGGACGGAGATCCCAAAGCACCGCCGCGCAAGGATGCGGATGCGCTGCTGAACTTCAGGTAG